From Quercus robur chromosome 8, dhQueRobu3.1, whole genome shotgun sequence:
TTTCCCTCCTTTGCCATGTATTATCTGAGAACCCAATGGAGGGTAAATGATTGTTGGTCATTCCAGTGATTCATATTCCTTTAAAACATAATGCCATGTTAGTTCTCCATACCCAAAATagtacattttatttaaatgatatgaaaattttgagttaCCCCTACACTGATCATCAGTTCCATACTGCTATCTTTTCATTAGAAGTTGAAGCTTGATCTTCTCTATGCCCATGACATTTCAGGGTTGCTAAGCAGCGACTTCGGGAAGCTAGAATGCTAGCAATGGATTATCTGATCTTATTACTTGCCGGAGCTTGCTTAGGATAACTCATTAAAGTGAATGATCAAAACTTTGGTGAAGATGCTTATATTTATACCATAATTGCAGTTTGTAAGTCCCATTATTCACAGTTAACCGCTTGGTATGACTTTCTTTGAATTTGCTTTGTTGATTtatacacaatatatatatatatatatattagtagtGGTACATACTTGATTTGAGAAATCTGAATTATTGTTTCTCAGTTAATTAAACAACAAACTGCGTTCTTTATTCGTCCTAAAATCTGCAAAGCAATAATcagtaacaaattaaaaatgtcAGATTTGGCTATAATGAAGGAGTCCGATTGCCTagtcaaataaattatatagtacTACCTGGAATCCATATGCACGAAGGTTACTTACTGTGATCTCTATTGCTGATTTCAGCTCTTCTATGCAAGGTTGCGGCTTTGAGAACATTCTCTCTGGATAAATTACACTACTGGAGAGAAAGTGGTTCTGGCATGAGCAGCCTAGCTTATTTTCTCTCTAAGGATACAGTTGACCATTTTAATACAGTAATCAAACCTGCAGTATATCTCTCTATGTTCTACTTCTTCACGAATCCAAGATCTAGCTTTGCAGATAATTACTTGGTCTTGTTCTGCCTTGTGTACTGTGTAACTGGTACAGCCTATGCATTTGCCATCATTTTCGAATCAGGCATAGCCCAGCTGGTGAGTAAAATAAACACACATAGAAGAAAATATCAGCTTTCCAAttgttatataattttaatttcacCTACAAGGCACTGTCTCTTGCAGTGTTCAATTCTTCTTCCAGTTGTTTTGACTCTCGTGGGGACACAgccaaaaaatagtgaattCATGAAGATTTTAGCGAAGTTTTGCTACCCTAACCGGGTTTTGGAAGCATTCATCATTGCAAATGCTGAAAGGTAAGGCAGAATCACACTTCCTGTCAATAAACTTACAAATGTGTACACTGACACTGTATATGTGTTGCACCCATTCTACATGGAACTGCTTATGGAAGAGTCTAACCAAACATACATCCTATATCAATCTATATATTATCTAAAAGCTAAagcataatatttattgttattaaacTCTTTTTGAGTCACATCAACATAACATTTCGGTCCACTTTGATCCATTCAGTCCGATTCAGTCCATTTTAGTCTAGTTCAAACGattatgctctctctctctctctctctctctctcagtttgaATGCGTCTATcaattatttgaataatatcaattgtaattatgtgataaattttgattatcataataatctccTTAAGAGAAtgtgaaatttgaaacttaaaaattttagttgtgcaaaatgaaattagtaaaatataatgcataataacaataattaaaagaatATGGACCacttcaaaaaagaataatatcaattaaaaacacaaaaaataataaaattatatatttataaaaataggGAAATGataattacttttaaaaattgtttaatttttagggagaataaattatttacaataaaatttagaaaataaattataaattataaatgggTTTGCAACTAATTACAGTCAAAAGTTTCCAGCAAACCTATATTAAATAGCTTGACTCTAATGAAAACATATGTTAAGTGGGTCATGAATTTCTAGATCAAGCCTGAAAtacaattgaaaatttcttttttttttttaatctttttattattaagtaaAGATATCATTACCATTATACAATTACTTTTAAATCATAAtacaattcaaatattcatgtttGTGAATAAGGCCTTCTTCATCAAGAtacttggaagttggaacaaCCATTATTAGGATAATGTAGGATTTGTACCTTCTTTCTTCTCCTAAAGAATTAACAGTTTCCTTGGTGCTACTTATTGGATTTGCACTGCAGGTATAATGGAGTGTGGCTGATTACTCGGTGTGGCTTCCTTCTTAAGAATGGCTATGACCTTCGTGATTGGAACCTATGTATATTTATCCTTATCCTTATAGGAATCATTAGTCGTGTGATTGCATTTCTTTGTATGGTGACCTTCCAAAGGAAGTGAGACAAGACTAACTGACATTCTTTTATAGTATAAAAATGCCAAGTTATTTGCCAATTTTAAGACTTACAAATTAACATGACAATGAGTCATTGTTTCAATTTCACAACATAATAGATAAATAACCAAATTACTTCTTTGTAACTGGTGATAATgagtttgtaagttttatgttgtaaaatttataagggaaaaattaatgaattctCTAAGAATATTAGTTGAACATTGGTTTAAAGTTTCATCAGCTAATCTGCTGGCAAACTTCTACTTTCCAAACACTGCTAATACTACGCAATTccattatcattttattttaaatacattcCAAATTAGAGATATCTGAGTATTGCGTGGGATGAAAATTTGTAATGAAAGTTATGAATATATATTCCTAAGAACTTTTACCATAGTAATGAAAAGAGAGGCAAACAAAACACATGCATACGCAAACAAAACACGTGCATACACAAACGAACAAAAGGAAAGACCTGTACAAGGAGAGGAAACATGGGATCGTTTCTAATTGTCTAAACTTTTATCTCAAGCTGATTACAAATTAGTTCAGCAACTTTTATTCCATCAAGTTTGTAAATTAGAAGAACAGGAAAGTTAAGAACTTGCTGGATAAAAATTGCAATTGGTTGCTTCAATAACAATATACTGGAATCCAAACAAAGGGATATAAGATGATTGAGCATCAACCATTATATATCTTCTTTCCTGTGATGAATTGAACATATCTAAAGCCACTTTTATGtgaataaataatataacaCTTGTGACATTATCAAATTCCTGAGGTAAATTTATTGGGAAATTTGTGTCcacttttctttccctttttctttataaaccaGGCTGGCTGAAAGAAACCATAAGATATTGGGGTCGTCATTTTTCGTTGAGAATATATGCAAGACTTATGACTCTCAATTGCTAGTAAAATTCATGCcgaataaatacatttttggaatttttttttaatggaaaaaagttTCTATACTCTGTCCAAACATTTTGGGGGCAAGAAGTACAGTGGGGTCATGCAATCCATCCCAAATTCATATTGGTGCCACCCTTTTTTTTGACATCCCAAAGTTCAGACTTCGGGATCTTTGTTAACTGAACAGCTTCCTATAACTTGGATGCGCCACAACTCTTGACTACATCAACATGCCAAGCCATACAATCAAGAGTGACTGTCATTGCTGCTGATGATAACCCAAAATATCAGTTCACTGAAATATAGTTCTCCAATTTCTGAAGAATAAGTGTGTTTTTTAGAGGGAAAAGACTATGAAAAGATTTCAGAAAAGTTTACCTTATCATATTGCAGATGGTCATTTCCAAATAATATCTCCCAAAAATTTAAGAGCTGGAACACCTCTAATCTCTACATCTACTAGTGGTGCCTGGATCAATTCCAAGCTGGAGAGTTCTGTGTCATTCCGAATCATATCAAGAGCACGCGACTGATCCtgaaatatgtaaaaaaagaatactTTCCATTTCAACTATCCCCAAAAACACagcaaaataaagaaagaaaagtaattcAAACTACACGATGTTTTCTTCTGGTGTAAAAGGCAAATGCTCACAGTTTGATTGTTCTTGCATTAAGCAAGTTATCACAATCAATACATAATAAAGCATATAATGTGCCAATAAGTGTGTATACTGATTAATACCTTTCTCTTCATTGCACAAAACTTGCAGTCTGAGGCAGAAGGGGGGAGGATCTGATTAACAATAAGCCTCTTTACAGGAACATTTTCCTTCTTCAAGGAGGCACGCAACCTAGAAGACTCACTAACCGCCATTACCttgcaaaaatagaaaaatgtgagtAATTAAGGTAGAAGCATATAGCCCAAACTATTCACTCAATAACAAGCTAATCAGCCATCCTACGCTCATGACAACCAACACTCGATTCATTTGAGGTAAACTTAAAGCAAATGGAAGTACCACAAAgcaaataaagtaataaaccaTTTAGATGACAAGAAAAACAACTGGTATAGAACTGCTTCTAAAGATTCTCACCGTGGGGATTGTTACTATGACGAACTCAGTTGAATCTGTGTCACGAAAAAGCTCACGCACTTTTACCATCCTCTCCCGCAGTTTCTCTAACTTGTCAGCCTGCATTATAAAGCAACATTAGGATATTTtgtaaatcaaaatcaaaatcaaaaaagaaaatgcaacaCCAATTCCTAGTAACATAAGGCTGACCGCATCCAGCCGGGTTTCTTCTTGCCCAAAAACAGATTTGATGGCTGAGGTGGCCGAAGCTATTTTCTGTCTGAACTGCAAAAGCCAatttgaatggaaaaaaaaaaatgtcaatgaaAATGGAAAACAACACTAGAAACATTGCGTTGGAAGTAGTACGGAGAACAAGTTTTAATAATTCTTCTGAATTAGTAAGAAATGCTTACATTttccaatccaatccaataaGGTACAATCAAGTGATTACAAGTAGAATATAATTGAAAATGTTCCTTACCTACCCACAAAATGGAAAGTTAACATAAATAGcatcacaatttttttgtcaaatgagTCTAACTGGAAGTTTGTGATGAAGCAACATGTCCAAAAAAAAGGCAATGCTCATGGGACTCTTTAAATCTAAGGTATGATACTTACCGACAGTGTTGAAAACAGAATGATGAAAGTCTTGGCAATAAGTAATATGGGAAAAAATAACTcaaagggggagagagagagagagaatgtcaATGATGTCTGAACATAGTTATATGGACTAAAGGCATCAAAAGAAGGGGGATAGAGTGTTggattcttctctctttctcacacacacacagatggATTCGTCATCACATAGAAAATCAACCATTGTCTTCCATGTTCTACTTGCTTAATCTAATAACATGACTTTGTCCAAAGAATATTATGGACATCATGATTCTCATAGTTAACTTTACACCAATGGATAATTTCAAATCCACCCATTTTCAATGTTATTTCCAGAATTTAACAGATTCCTCTGTATCACAGTTATGATcagacctctctctctctctctgtgattaTCAAAGCTATTCAAAGCTGTTGCCTTAGGGAGATATATTGTGTTGTACTCTTGTGGTTTATGAGTGGTACTCTTCTAGACGAGTTTGGAATTTCAAGTGAAGAGGTATCCCCATTAGCTGTCACCATTGGAATATTCCTCATCCGGTTGTAGCCACATCTCCCATATACAAGTAATGAATTGTCTAAGGGCTAGTATCTAAGAATTTCCAGCTCCTCCTTTTATGTACAAGATCTTTATCAATTATTCTCTTTctttaacaaaagcaaaagaataCAATCTACAAACTTAGCTTAGAATCAGCACTTTGACTATATAGTCATCACATTCTTTAAAAATGGCCAATTAAAAGCTATTAGAGctggaaaaaattttatttagttgCTTTTCCATGACAAAGAGAGCCAGAAGTCAACTTTGGTCACGCATTATAGTCAACTTATTATAAATTATCAGAAATATGTATCCTGCTAAAAGAATTAAGACACTCAGACAACTCACATTCTCACCATGAGTGATAATTTGACTTTTATAATcattaaattctttttctttttttctttttttttttttttttttttttgggggggggggggggggggggggggggggattgcTGTAGGTTATTCTTACTCCCCATCCACATGGCTACCTTCAATATCTTGCCTATGGATGCATCCAGGAAGTCTGGCAAGGACAAAAGACGCAAAGTATGACCCTgtcaaaaataattcattaactTCAATAGATATTAGACAACATGCATGACACAGAACATTTTATTATGTGCTTACCGTGGGTGCAGTATCAAAAACTATACGAGTAAACATGTTATAATCTTGTGATTCCAGAAATTGAATAACCTGGCAAGAGGATTTCTAGTTAGTAAGGAAGCAAGGAAACTAAAAAGATTTATTGTGCAAAACACTGAGCTAAATAAGAACTGCAGATAATACATACCTTGGATATTGCCATAGCTTCATCCAAACCAGGGGGAGGTGTCTCAAGCAGCTCTCCTAGTTTTAGCTCTCCTAACTTCATCAATCAAAAATACGTCAATCAAAGAGAATATGGACTGTGATCATTCAAAAGTCAGgacattctttctctttctttcatttttatttcttttttaaaaaattaaggaaaggTATATCATAAACTGTTGGGAGGAAATTTATGATGGGGAAAAAATCCCGACTTCTCAGGACTTGACCTCATTTTGCACCATAAGTGAGTAGCTCTACTCGTGCATGTGCAGGTGCATGCATTTGTACACTTACACAGTCACCCAAGGAGAGAAATAAAACCATGGAAAAACCACTCCACTCAACTCAATTCTGGATAAAAGAAGTTCTGAAGTTATTCTAACTGTAATATAGGGTCAACCATTGAGAATAGCCCTGGTGTATTGTTATAGAGTTCATACTGAGTAAAGATACTTATAATATAAGGTTATGTTGCAATATCAAGAATTCCTTATAGAGCTTTACCTGGTCGGCAAGCATTCCGAGGCCCATACCATTCATGAAATCCTGAACCCCAGTTCCACCATTTTTCTGAGTTGCACTGCGGAATTCTTCCCTAGCCTTCTCAGGGTTTATCTGGCATAAAACTAATGAATTTAActtaaagaaataagaaaaaaaaagggggggggggggggggggtggggtggggggaagaagaaaaagaataaggaCAAGAGAGAGGATAATCATACAGACATCTTTCTATACCTCAAGAGCAAACAATGGAGAATCAGGTCCTTCAACTGGTACCAGTGTTCCTCCAGTCAAATCCTAGGATAAATAATACAAGTACATACTCAATCCAATTAGTGAAGTGCTACTTGGCCAGCAGATATTTTAATGcagaacaagaagaaaaaaaaattttaaacctgAGCAAAAGAATCACTCAAGGAGTGTGCAGGATCAGTGGAAACTACTAGAGTGGGGTGCCCACTGTTAGCAAATTTTACTGCAAGTGAGGCAGCGCAACTCGTCTTCCCTACCCCTCCCTTTCCACCTAGCATGTAATACTTCCGCTTGGTCCCAGAAACCATATCATCAAACACAGTAACACCTTCAGCAGGAGTAGACACTGATCTCACTGCCAAAAAGTAGTACacaataaatattcatttttaacatccTAAGAAGTTTTTCAATGGGATCAAATTCTTCTCTCTTTGGAACATTATTCTTTGGAACTGCAAGGGTGcataaaaagaagcaaaactTGAATCATCACAGCTATTGccttctaaataaaaaataacattagaACTCCCCACAAGGAAAGCGGAAATTTTCATTAGCTTCTTTTTGTCCttataaaaaaaccaaaattatgaCTAATTTCTGCTTGTACAGAACCATGATCCTAAATCATGATGTAACAAATAAAAACTGGGTCATACATAAAGGCCAATGGGTAATTGGGTGCAACTTCATGTGCTAGTGACTAACATAAAGGTACATCATCCAACAACTTTCATTCTGGTTTCagtgaaaaagaagagaaagcaaATTGAGTCTATGTTTCTCTTATTATATCTTAAAAAATGAAGCACGGGCTCATTTAAacgattcttttttttttttttttgtggtttcataaaataaaattttagattcaAATTTCGGTTTATCCCCTTCTCCTATATTTTCTTGATAACAGGGTGAAAGTTACAGTCTAAATGAATAGAGAATCAATGAATTCTACAATGGAACGTATCTCATTATGACCCAAAAGCAGAAGACCATTCAAACAAAGTTCTtaggaaagaaaattataacaaaataaccGAGGCCTCCACACCCTCAAAAGTATGCTTGTTCCTTTCCATCCAGAAAGTTCACAACAGGCATAAAGGAGCTAAGTTCCAAATAACTGAAGAATATTTTCCAACCCAATCCATCCATCCAGAGAGTAGCTCTACAACATTCCTGGGCTTTACAGCTGATCTACGGTCTCACCACTGCTTCTACACATGCAACATCAAATTACTAGACTAATGCCTCTCTTAACAAGGCTATCAACAATTAGAACCTTTCCCCACGCTGCTGTCCACACAAAAGAAGCTACCCTCTTTGAAGCCTGTGCCCACCAAATACATTTCCAAGGAAATGTGTCACTGCCCTTGTGCCTCTTATAGCATCGTAGTATGACGTAACATCAAATTGACCATCACTACTCAATCTCCACTTCATTCCGTTAGGACCTTGCTGCTTGGGAGatttattcttttcttcattcacacttttttttacaTGGAATTTGATTCAATCGGCACTTTGTGATAGccttggttaaaaaaaaaaattctttctattCTGTTACCAAAAAAATGTTCTTGAAACAGAAATGGACCTTACTAAAATCTGTGTTCTGCCTATGCAACAACcaaatgaaaacattaaaacttttttagtCCTTACCCTCCATAATTATCTCTTGTTCTATTTATTTCTTCTCCCATAAAGAATTAGTTTCCACATTTTTTTCCCTGCCTCCTATGTGCTTACTTCTATTCAAGTTCAACCAGACAATCCACCAAttacaaccaaaaaatattttttcattgaaaacaGACAATTGGTTGTCCCTACAAAAGTATAAATTTCATTATGTAAACCCCAGAAACACTCAAACCAATTAAAATCCCAGTGAAAGTTTCAGTCTTCATATTGACATACATACATATGAATACAGATACAATTTTACCAGCCAAAAATAAAGACCCCCACGAAATAAATCACAACTTAAAAGAATtggtattgaaattttttttaccttggAGTGATTTTGTGAGAGGTTTCCTTGTGGTGGAAAGTGAGATAAAGTTGAAACTTTTGGTGAGAGAGAATGGTGTGAGGGTCTTGGGAGAGCAAGAAACCAAACCCACCATAGCCATGGAACTTCTGGAAGCTAAGCTGTGAAGAGAAGCTGAAAAAGTAGAGGGAACAAGACGAGTAGCCAtagttttttttggtagaaactAGAAACTGTCCTTTGGCTTTGGACTCTGGAAATTAAAAACCTTCTCTCATTTCCATTTtctgagccaaaaaaaaaatcctcaattGTCTACTGCTATACGACAGGCACTATTTTGTCGTGTGAAACTAGTTGTTAATAATTACTCAACGCCTGTCGTCTACTTTGTAGGACAAAAATTTTAGCCGAATCCAACTCAAAATTTTGCCTTTTCTAGTTAGTGTAATCTCTTTCTTAAATCTTAGTATTAGCTTACTTTGGCTAAAAAGAGCCTTGTATCACCAAAAATtatactgaattttttttactcttttttaagTTGAGTTGTCATTCACCTCACTTATATCCATCACAATACAAAGATAAAGAAGGAATGTGAAATTTTCAGAGTCTTTAAACTTTTTGGAGGTGAAAAAGTGTACTTCTAACAAGTATGATAgttgtttattttataactGTATAAGTTTTGTAACTCTGTGACATTCTACATGCAATATCATTCAATACTTGTTGTCCTCTAGTGGAAATGAATGTGCTAATTCATATTTTACGCCACGTCCGGACCTAATGTTTTCTCTTGTCATATATCTTATAGctcaattgaaaatttgattgaACTAAATTAATTTCGTTATGCTGATTGCTGACTTGAATTCAATTAAAACTTCGAGTTTGAGCATTCGTAAATCAATGCAAGTATTTAATATGGCTGTCTCTACTTTCTCTAATGCTTCATTTCCAACATAACACACTTGCCTGCCCTCGTGATTCtctacaaaaacaaagaaatcacTTTCATCTGCTTTGTTCAAATCATTTCATCAcaccaggaaaaaaaatcctcatCTTTCCATGATAGTACTATGATTGGATATATAGAAAATTCATTGGCTATGAAGGTGCATCTGTCACTAGCTTGGCTCATCCATGAAATCACAATAACTGATTATAAGATGTGGAATCAAATATTCATATAGAGGTGGGAGATGGAAAAACATTCAGACATCATCTGGCTTGTGTTTAGCTCATGATGGTTCAAAACTCCAAATTCTGATCTGACCCTGCCACGTTGCAGAATAACTCCCATCTGTAAGAGGGCCTTCATGCAAACATAAACAGATACActaccataataataataatagcaataAGTTATCCTTGGAAAAGATAAAAACTGTTGGAAACTTTATTGATTACAATTAAGCAATTGGTGTTTGTCATTCTGAAATCCTCATGTTGACATTTTCCATCTTCATTCAATGGATTACCAGTGTTTTAGCTGA
This genomic window contains:
- the LOC126694069 gene encoding putative white-brown complex homolog protein 30; protein product: MSSLAYFLSKDTVDHFNTVIKPAVYLSMFYFFTNPRSSFADNYLVLFCLVYCVTGTAYAFAIIFESGIAQLCSILLPVVLTLVGTQPKNSEFMKILAKFCYPNRVLEAFIIANAERYNGVWLITRCGFLLKNGYDLRDWNLCIFILILIGIISRVIAFLCMVTFQRK
- the LOC126697228 gene encoding ATPase GET3B-like, coding for MATRLVPSTFSASLHSLASRSSMAMVGLVSCSPKTLTPFSLTKSFNFISLSTTRKPLTKSLQVRSVSTPAEGVTVFDDMVSGTKRKYYMLGGKGGVGKTSCAASLAVKFANSGHPTLVVSTDPAHSLSDSFAQDLTGGTLVPVEGPDSPLFALEINPEKAREEFRSATQKNGGTGVQDFMNGMGLGMLADQLGELKLGELLETPPPGLDEAMAISKVIQFLESQDYNMFTRIVFDTAPTGHTLRLLSLPDFLDASIGKILKFRQKIASATSAIKSVFGQEETRLDAADKLEKLRERMVKVRELFRDTDSTEFVIVTIPTVMAVSESSRLRASLKKENVPVKRLIVNQILPPSASDCKFCAMKRKDQSRALDMIRNDTELSSLELIQAPLVDVEIRGVPALKFLGDIIWK